Part of the Musa acuminata AAA Group cultivar baxijiao chromosome BXJ2-7, Cavendish_Baxijiao_AAA, whole genome shotgun sequence genome is shown below.
tttacggatctccgttggaaccttcttgcattttgcaacgtcaggatacccaccagccaaatgcatttttactcgagttattcctccacctttaccaatgtagtcacaataaatacattgccaatgatgacggtttccatctagctttcgggcatgaacTCATGCATCATCGTGTGactgttcctttggtgccatgatcctatcaaatttaaatcaaataaactataaagtataaacatattaaattgaccaaatatcgatcataaatcactaatcacaatattaagtaattttattaaaacataactaatcatattttattatcataaatatgttacgtgcataaaagaagtattaaaatcattagatacactaattatgtgattaatatagttaatttttcactaattatttctttttcaacattataaacatggcaaatactctaatagatattaaagatattggattcacataaaatcgaacaaattttgattaaatcatcgtaaaaataactaattatagtattaaataactttaataaaacataattaaacttattttaccatcatatatatgttaaacacataaaagaaacattaaatatgtaattttaatccaatatgattcaaaattcaaattatgataaacttatcatttatctacactaattatatgattaatatagttaatttttttactaattacttctctttcaccactataaacatgacaaataccctaataggtattaaagacattaaattgatataaaatcaaacaaattttgattaaatcatcattaaaataactaatcgcagcattaaataacttaattactctttaattaaagaaaacgaatacatacctcttgattagaaagttcttcctcttaatcttcccaaatttacctcgattgaattcacaaatcgttgttttatagagtttatgagagaaaagaaatgtttgagagagagtttaagagagtataatgaaataggggagagaagattagtttaaatagaaggagaaatggctccaacggtcaatttgaccgttggagcactgtagcactgctacagtgtggtaacggtcgatttcgaccgttaccgagtggtaccggtcgatttcgaccgttaccgagtggtatcgggcggtaacggtcgaaatatatatactttttttggtgtaccgtccggtagagggcggtccgcgtaccggtcgcctctcggaccggtatgtaccgcccgtaccgggtggtacacatCGGTATGGTGAACCTTGGTTCATACAATTTCCATTCATCCTAAATCCATCCATCCCAAGTATGATCAAATTAAAATAAAGAACAGAGAGACCAAAAGAGACCAGAAGGACTTTGAAAACAATAGCAAGATGGACTTGGAGTGGAATGGTTATGTTAGGTGAAGTTATCAGGTAAAAATAGCATGTATTCTTCCTGATTTCTTGAAGAAAATTTTGACCATCTCTTGAGGAGAAATCGTAATGTAGCGGCAGCCTTTTGAGTCGCATCCTTGGGCCCTTGCAGACCAAGCAAGCAATGGCAGATGGGAGGGCGCTATCCGAAAACCAAGTTCCCACGTGAGAACAAGCAATCGTCCATCCGCAGTTAACACGTGTCCCTTCGACTTGGACTGCGAAGCACGGTGCAAGGTTGAGCGAGGGCGCTATAAAGGAAGGTGAAGCTGGTGGCTTCGCCATGCCATCACCATTGCTGTGTGCCTCGCACTCGAGCGGTTGTGTTGAAGCAGAACAGAGGAAGGGGGTGAGAGGTTGTGGCATGGGGAGGCAGCCATGCTGTGATAAGGTGGGGCTGAAGAAGGGGCCCTGGACAGCAGAGGAGGACAGGAAGTTGATCAACTTCATCCTCACCAATGGTCAATGCTGCTGGAGAGCTGTGCCCAAGCTTGCAGGTCTCTCTCGCCTTCAATCATGAATGTGAACTTGAACATCGCACACCTCTATTGGTTGCTTGGTGACTCATAATTTCTTTCGTAGATTTTTGAGTGGAAAGTTTGCTAGATCATCAACAAGAGCACTTGTTGTTGTCTTAATTTGCTGATTGTAGTGTGTTGCTGATGCAGGTTTGCTGAGATGTGGTAAGAGTTGCAGGCTAAGATGGACAAACTATCTGAGACCTGATCTGAAGAGGGGATTGCTGTCAGACGATGAGGAGAAGATGGTTATTGAGCTCCACTCTCGGCTTGGCAACAGGTCTCCTGATGCTCTCCCTCTCTTTCTCGCTTTCATGTTCTTCTATCTTGAACTTTGTTTGTGTTACATGGTTTTCTTGTTAGAGTTGCTGGACTCCACTTGACCCTACCAAACCTTCGTCTGTTTGCTTCCTCTCTGGCAGGTGGTCTAAGATTGCATCTCATCTCCCTGGTAGAACTGATAATGAGATAAAGAATCACTGGAACACTCACATCAAGAAGAAGCTCAGAAGGATGGGCATTGACCCCATGACTCACAAGCCCATTCCATCGGCAGATGAGCTTCCTCACCAGCAACAGCAACATGTGGGTACTTTGGTTGATGAGAACAAGAGCAGTGACGAGCTGGGTTTGCAACATTCTTCCACGACGGCTGAGATGGAAGCGGAAGAGGACAGCATCATGACAAGCCGGTTTACTCCTACTGAGACTGAGGCATTCCTCTGTAAATCCCCTGGATTTTGTACCGATGAAGTGCCGATGATGGAGCCTCATGAGATGATAGTCCCCTATGCGGTTGCTGCGTCCTCTGCTTCTTGTGCTGCTCTTCCTTCATCATCATGCTCTTCTGTCGACTCTTCATTTGAGCCCGAGAACCTCCAACTTCCATTCGTGGAGTGGCCAGAATCGATATGGCTCTGGGGTGCGGATGACTTCGGTGGATGGGATTCCATCTATATGATGAATTGGATGGAAAGCTAGGCCTCGATCCTTTTAACCAGCGTCAAAGAGCTGTCTTGGATCAGGAGTCATGGAAATTTGAGCTCTTCTAATTTGATACTGAATCATTGTTCTTATAGATAGATACAATAAAAGGGAGTAACTCCCCTGTTGTTGTTAGATTTCTCTCTCTCCGTACTTTTTCGCGTTGTTCAGattggcagagagagagagagagagagagagagagagagggaaaagaTGTTCGATTGTTTGGAACTGAGATCAGATTGATGGAGAAAAGAAATTTGAACTACTGGAAATTAGCTCAAAATGAAGCTTTAGTCTTCTTTGCAGTAAACCGACTAAAATTTGTCCATATATTCTTTTAATGTCTGAAACAAATGTATTTGGCTTATCAACTTTTGATCCTGCGAACGAGAACTGCAAGATTCTTTTATCTGCTTGTATCTCAACAAGCTCCAACGACGGTTCTCGTCTATGATCAAAGTTGATGGGAATCATAAATACCATTCTGCTATGAAGGGAAATTTAATTCCATAGTGCCTGACCAAATCATGGACTTAATTTAGATGGTGGCATCGGTTTCTTCGTTAGCGATGTCTGATACCATTGCCGCCAGAAGACGTTGACTTAATCAATTAGTAGACTTAGCATTGATGAGGGAAAGACGGTGTCAACTAGTGGAAAGATTCCACCATCTGAGGACATCTCACACCTAAGGAATTCATCATCCAGTTAAGACTAAATCTGATTCAAAACTTTGGTGCCTCGTGACATAGTCAAACTTGTGTACCTCTGCTGGGTCTTACGCACAGTGTTCAAGCAAGATCAAGAATCGGACAAGATCATTCCCAGCCAACAATTGCAGATGTTGTTGGGGAACTCGGCGTGTTCATTTTCTGTAATGTTGGCCACTGCAATATTGCGCAATGCATAAGTAAGGCATACGATGCAGTCTTTTGACAAAAGTTGCAGCCATCTGTGCTCCATTTCCTGCAGCCTTTACTTTTGGATACGCGTCGAAGACCCCTTCCAAACTGGACTTTGAAGACGCGGTTTTGAAGGTGGTGCTGCTGCAATGCACACACATTCTCCTCTTTTCCTCCTATCCTTTTGCTTGTGGGCGTTCCATGAATCTGCTTTGACTGTGACTCTGATGACGGGCATTTGCCAAGTTAGTACGTGGATATCCAACCACGGAAACCATGTCAGTGCCATACAGGATGATCATTATTAATAAATAGTACCCCAAAGTACAACAAGTAATCATAGTTGAGGAAGTCTGACGAATGAGATATTGTAGGATGACAGAACATATAAGCAATAGTTTTTATACTACGGATTGCAAGGTTCAGTGAGAAGCATCACATTTTGACATTTTCCTGATAGAATATTTTTAATCGATTGACTGTCACAATTCCATTACAGCTTTCTGCAGCAATATCATCACTAAATCAGTCCATTCAAAGCATTATATAAGTCATGATAAAATGTCAAAGCTTTGATTTGTGGACTGGTAGCTCATTGGCAGATATGAAGTCAAATCACTTTGAATTTTGTGGTAAGGccaccaaaaatataataaggttCATTAACTACTAGGCATaattacattatttttgctaaattttctCTTGAAATTATTTCTATAGTCCCTTAAACTAACGCTGGATGACAATCTATAGGAGTTTCCATGGTAAGTGTTGGAGACGCAATTTGGAGCAAATTACATGAAATAGTTGGCATGGGTTCTATCACAAGTCtcataaacaaaaaaacaaatataAGGAAAATTAAGACCAAGAAATTCTGCATTTTTTAGTAGTAAGAATCTTCAACTGATTTGAGACTTTTGTTTTCTTCTGGTACAAaacataaataacaaagatgatgtTTGAGCATAGGGGCACTATCAAAATCTTCACCAACCAAGATAGTTGACATCTTCAAAAAAATTTGGACTTATTATCAGTAAGAATGATTTGAAGTCAAAATTCCCATTATCATTTTGCAACTAAAGAATTTCTGCCTGAtgggaatatataaattatattatgtgGCATCAGTAATTTGTTGTTTAATATAACAAATCATTTGCATATAACTAAAAGATCTGAGTTCTAAATCAGTTCTAAAGCCACGAAATGCCCACTTTTCTTTGAAAGTATTCACACGAATCATGTGACCAGTAAATATATTGCATCACCATGTCATGTTACAAACAATAATGCAAGGTAGAAAAACTGCAAGGAGATATCTCTTTCGAGTGAAAAGTCGCCCATAAGATTAGGAACAAAATTAAAGGTTCCTTCTTTTTTCtgttttatgatgatatgaatggtTGGAAACACTGGAGGCGAATAAGACATCCACTGTGGTCTCTACTGTAAAATCCAATTTCTTGGTGTGCAATCGCTTTTCTTGAAATGTATGGCAAAAGATGGCTGCTGACTTAACAGATCGTCGATAAGTCTTCCAATTTTCTTACCGTCGACTCTTAAGTCGATTGGTGCTTCTGAAGTATGTATTAAGAAGCCATGCGAAAGAAGATAAAAGAGAAAGCGCCATTCTTTTGAACAGTCTGCATCGCAAGGCTTGTATGGCTGCAGATGAGGAAAGTGAAAaagatgctttgaaatattctctgagagagagagagagagagagagaggcccaaACCATCGTTTTCGAAATGCGAGCTGCCCCGTGGAACCTTCGTGTTACTAGTATCTACAGTTATCAAGCATTAAAAACGATGGAGATGGTGCGAATCCGAGGTATTAAGAAATGAGATTTTATTCGTTATTTTAAGTCAGCATTAGATACTTGTAATGACGTAAAATTTAAGTGAATTTTGATGTGAGAAAGGACAGAAAAAACATTGTTAATTACTTGGTCATAGGCGGCCGACAACAGGAATCTATCACTAGACTTGTTGCTGTGAATCCATGTAGATACCACCATGCAGAGGATTCCCAAGGCAAAGATGAAGGTTATATGCTCCTGCTAAGGTGTTCGATGAAATGCCAAACAGGAAGGAATTCGTGGGATCTCATTTCATGATACACGTCCCTAACTTGAATGTTGATCGGCAGTTAGGCATGAAGAGTCGTATATTGCAAGGTGGAGCTTCTCGTGGTTGAGATATTGATGGGCCAAGAAAGTTTAAGTCGCTTAAGCACTCTCATCATGGTTCTGGAGGCGACATTAATGATCGTAAAGAGGTCAGTAGCAACGATGGTGAACGCCTTGGTGTTCAGAGGAAAAGAAAGGCAGCAGTCGCTGTGGAAGAAGAAGACAACTGCGTCGGAGTCTGACAACCTTCGAGTGCGGAATTGCCCGATTGCCCAAGTTCCAACATCACATCGACCCAATTGCTGGAGCAAGGTAAACCTCTCATATATGACTGGATGAGTTTCCAGGACGGTGAAGTCACTGGGAAAATGGCGAAGGAGTTGTTATGAAAGTTGTGGCCTGCAGGATCTGTTTCTTGTCAGTCTGACTTGAACCAGGATGATAGCCATTGTTCTACCTTGATGTTACATTATCCGTGCCAACAGATAACAAGTGTAGAAGAAGGACAACCACCTTTAAACAAAGGGACGTGGGGAGTGTTGACGGAGATCAGTCACAATGGGTCTACGTAAGAAAATTCATGTGGCTGCCTTGTATCGACACTACTTTTGCTAGGAGGCTTTTTACCTCAAAACGAAAGTGAAATGCATTAGAAAAACTAGGTCAGAGGCTCCAAAAGAAAGGCAAACGACGACCCACCATCCGAAGCTTCCCCAGTTAAGAAGAGAACCCTCCTCTCTGGGCTCTTTGTTGACCTGTGAGCATTCATTCCTATGACAATGCCTGTTAATAGGTAAACAAACTGAAAAGAAACACGTATACACACAGTTTTCCAATGAGTTAGTGCACAATAAATTGTTCTctacaattggaatgaattgaaaTGGCATGTGGCTTGTTCGAGTATTTTCAATCACATTGAATCAGACTCTAAGATAACGATCGATATCTTTAATTGATAATCTCTTTCCTCTTTGAAAATTCTAAATATTGTTAGAGATAATGATGTTTGATATGAATGATCATCAAAATTTCGTATATATTCTGTGAAGAAAATCATGTAGTTAATTGGCTGGCCACAAATACTCGGGTAAACAAACCTTTCTAGTATGTGGAGGAATTTATTTCTTTCGGACTAAATCTTTTAGGAACTTGTGTCGTAAATGTTTtatgtctttttctttttgcaagaAAAAATGAAACTTCTTGGTAATATGtctcttttatatatattgaTTGATAGCAACTCAATTC
Proteins encoded:
- the LOC135617103 gene encoding transcription factor MYB20-like is translated as MPSPLLCASHSSGCVEAEQRKGVRGCGMGRQPCCDKVGLKKGPWTAEEDRKLINFILTNGQCCWRAVPKLAGLLRCGKSCRLRWTNYLRPDLKRGLLSDDEEKMVIELHSRLGNRWSKIASHLPGRTDNEIKNHWNTHIKKKLRRMGIDPMTHKPIPSADELPHQQQQHVGTLVDENKSSDELGLQHSSTTAEMEAEEDSIMTSRFTPTETEAFLCKSPGFCTDEVPMMEPHEMIVPYAVAASSASCAALPSSSCSSVDSSFEPENLQLPFVEWPESIWLWGADDFGGWDSIYMMNWMES